In Rhodovulum sulfidophilum DSM 1374, the following are encoded in one genomic region:
- a CDS encoding histidine triad nucleotide-binding protein has protein sequence MTYAYDDQNVFARILRGEIPNATVLETEHSLAFNDIAPQAPVHVLVIPKGPYVCYDHFAAEASDAEIVDFTRTIAKVCEMKELAADGFRMISNAGAHGVQEVPHLHVHILGGRVLGRMLEKA, from the coding sequence ATGACTTACGCCTATGACGACCAGAATGTCTTTGCCCGGATCCTGCGCGGCGAAATTCCCAACGCCACGGTGCTGGAAACCGAGCACAGCCTTGCCTTCAACGACATCGCGCCGCAGGCGCCGGTCCATGTGCTGGTGATCCCGAAGGGGCCCTATGTCTGCTACGACCATTTCGCGGCCGAGGCCTCGGATGCCGAGATCGTCGATTTCACCCGCACCATCGCCAAGGTCTGCGAGATGAAGGAGCTGGCGGCCGACGGCTTCCGGATGATCTCGAATGCCGGAGCGCATGGCGTGCAGGAAGTGCCGCATCTGCATGTGCACATCCTCGGCGGGCGCGTGCTGGGGCGGATGCTGGAGAAGGCCTGA
- a CDS encoding DUF5928 domain-containing protein — protein sequence MATIAYLLLCREGPSATVALAERLSAAGDLVALHVDRRARPADIRAAVAGNPSVVLARPVRCDRGEWSRVQAVLNTARAALAAFPQATHLYLLTDECLPIKSAARLRAALDAEDCDHIEGLDFQAMGGGGQMALRPILRQDVAAPRRRAGIRAAVATGKPPGRAPPGDLRGMTGSRWWCLRRGTVEAVLAFLAGRPDVRRFFRAGGWAEAPLSATLFQTLVRHLVPGDEIRSRAPTFELVTENGRPVTFYNDHFDLLTVQEGFFAHRISAGAGQLRARLEALHAAPGPGPAVSGGGAAIYRFLTGRGRVGQRFGDRAWERGASLGPDHDLMLAICKKRGVARRLAGRVRRTIGMPAVEFPFDDDAADLPDLGGIERGLAKRSRHHGAFLRLVFDSYGTDRLLLCLDPSDLDVMTDLHGDGARVRMLEIACPFSQADLLGHARGLGLLSQSSPPGLAALVLPVLGQQIREESARLRAAGFPALYRLEPGLALSEAALVLAKFLEIPYDTARGIADTATLFDD from the coding sequence ATGGCGACCATCGCCTATCTGTTGCTCTGTCGCGAGGGCCCCTCTGCTACCGTGGCCCTGGCCGAGCGGCTGAGCGCGGCGGGCGATCTGGTGGCCCTGCATGTGGACCGGCGGGCGCGGCCCGCCGATATCCGGGCGGCCGTCGCGGGCAATCCGTCTGTCGTCCTTGCGCGGCCGGTCCGCTGCGACCGGGGAGAGTGGTCGCGGGTGCAGGCCGTCCTGAATACCGCGCGCGCGGCCCTGGCCGCCTTTCCGCAGGCCACGCATCTTTACCTGTTGACGGACGAGTGCCTGCCGATCAAGTCCGCCGCGCGGCTGCGCGCCGCGCTCGATGCCGAGGACTGCGATCATATCGAAGGCCTCGATTTCCAAGCCATGGGCGGGGGCGGACAGATGGCGTTGCGGCCGATCCTTCGGCAGGACGTCGCTGCGCCTCGGCGCCGGGCGGGCATCCGGGCCGCGGTGGCGACAGGCAAACCGCCGGGGCGTGCGCCGCCCGGCGATCTGCGGGGGATGACCGGAAGCCGGTGGTGGTGCCTGCGCCGCGGCACTGTCGAGGCGGTTCTGGCCTTCCTTGCCGGGCGGCCGGATGTGCGGCGCTTTTTCCGGGCCGGCGGATGGGCCGAAGCGCCCTTGTCGGCGACCTTGTTTCAGACCCTTGTCCGCCATCTGGTGCCGGGTGACGAGATCCGGTCGCGGGCGCCCACCTTCGAGCTTGTCACCGAGAATGGACGACCGGTGACCTTCTACAACGATCACTTCGACCTGCTGACGGTGCAGGAGGGCTTCTTCGCCCACAGGATCTCGGCCGGGGCGGGACAGCTTCGGGCGCGATTGGAGGCGCTTCATGCGGCGCCCGGCCCGGGGCCCGCGGTCTCGGGTGGCGGTGCCGCGATATACCGCTTCCTGACCGGGCGCGGCCGGGTCGGGCAGCGCTTCGGCGACCGTGCCTGGGAGCGCGGGGCGTCTCTCGGGCCGGATCATGACCTGATGCTGGCCATCTGCAAGAAGCGGGGTGTCGCGCGGCGTCTGGCCGGGCGGGTGCGCCGTACGATCGGCATGCCCGCGGTCGAATTCCCGTTCGATGACGATGCGGCCGACCTGCCAGATCTGGGCGGAATAGAGCGTGGCCTGGCCAAGCGCAGCCGCCATCATGGCGCCTTTCTGCGGCTGGTCTTCGACAGTTACGGCACCGACCGGCTGCTGCTTTGCCTCGACCCCTCCGATCTGGATGTCATGACCGATCTTCATGGCGATGGCGCGCGCGTGAGGATGCTTGAAATCGCCTGTCCCTTCAGCCAGGCAGATCTTCTGGGCCATGCCCGCGGGCTGGGGCTCTTGTCGCAGAGCAGCCCGCCGGGGCTGGCGGCGCTGGTGCTGCCGGTGCTTGGACAGCAGATCAGGGAGGAAAGCGCGCGGCTGCGGGCTGCCGGATTTCCTGCCCTTTACCGGCTGGAACCGGGGCTGGCGCTGAGCGAGGCGGCGCTGGTGCTGGCGAAATTTCTCGAGATCCCCTATGACACGGCCCGCGGGATCGCCGATACGGCGACTCTCTTCGACGATTGA